The following proteins come from a genomic window of Campylobacteraceae bacterium:
- the rsmA gene encoding 16S rRNA (adenine(1518)-N(6)/adenine(1519)-N(6))-dimethyltransferase RsmA yields MEKIKAKKRYGQNFLKDESILLRIIESMPYNKNKLIEIGPGLGDLTQKLVKYKNVRAYEVDNDLIKILRTKFAVQIDDNKLELIHTDVLEAWDDQGTLFESKYDMIANLPYYIATNIILRALEDDNCEHIIVMIQKEVALKFAAEVKEKTFSSLSVITKLLSLEAKILFDVPPTSFEPAPKVMSSILYIKKDSLKSIEPGFKKFLKACFVQPRKKLSRNISSIIPRDTVNKIFEELNIHDNVRPHEIDAFLYSQMYKKVDNYGRKQ; encoded by the coding sequence ATGGAAAAAATTAAAGCAAAAAAAAGATACGGACAGAACTTTCTGAAAGACGAAAGCATTTTATTAAGAATCATCGAATCGATGCCCTACAACAAAAACAAGCTAATTGAAATCGGGCCTGGCTTAGGTGATTTGACACAAAAATTAGTCAAGTACAAAAATGTGAGAGCTTATGAGGTAGATAATGATTTAATCAAAATTCTACGAACAAAATTTGCTGTACAAATAGATGATAACAAACTAGAACTGATTCACACAGATGTTTTAGAGGCTTGGGATGACCAAGGAACATTATTTGAGAGTAAGTACGATATGATAGCAAATTTGCCTTATTATATCGCAACGAATATTATTTTAAGAGCCTTGGAAGATGATAACTGTGAACATATTATAGTTATGATCCAAAAAGAAGTTGCACTAAAGTTTGCAGCAGAAGTGAAAGAAAAAACATTTTCTTCCTTATCTGTTATAACCAAACTTTTATCACTTGAAGCGAAGATACTTTTTGATGTACCTCCCACTTCATTTGAACCTGCACCTAAGGTAATGTCATCAATTTTATATATAAAAAAAGACTCATTAAAGAGTATTGAACCTGGATTCAAGAAGTTTTTAAAAGCCTGTTTTGTACAGCCAAGAAAAAAACTTTCGAGGAATATATCTTCAATTATCCCTAGAGATACAGTAAATAAAATTTTTGAAGAACTTAATATTCATGATAATGTTCGCCCTCATGAAATTGATGCATTTTTGTATAGCCAAATGTACAAAAAGGTAGATAATTATGGAAGAAAACAATAA
- a CDS encoding replication-associated recombination protein A, whose protein sequence is MDKLANILRPTNLENFVGQSHIISKSKVLYKLIKKKEIPHLFFHGKPGTGKTTLAKIIAKEIDTDYYYFNATGLKIDDLRKVFDRYKNSLIKPLIFIDEVHRLNKVQQEVLLPIMENYSAIIIGASTENPFFTLTSAIRSRSFLFEFLALNKEELEDILVYAQKELDCILKPDEKEYLINTSSGDARAMLNLIDFAYKVEGNITLEILKELRQNVIGDGVSSSNSHYDLASAMIKSLRGSDVDASLYYLARLIEGGESVDFIVRRLVIFASEDIGNANPNALNLAVSTMLSVNKIGYPESRIILGQCAIYLASCPKSNSSYLGINKALEEVKKGNILNIPTHLNSLHLGYKYPHDYGGYVKQEYLEKTIELYKSKNIGFEKTLNEWLKKIKNED, encoded by the coding sequence ATGGATAAACTGGCCAATATTCTTAGACCAACAAATTTAGAAAACTTTGTTGGTCAAAGCCATATTATTTCAAAATCAAAAGTTTTATACAAACTTATTAAAAAAAAAGAAATTCCTCACTTATTTTTTCATGGGAAACCAGGTACTGGAAAAACTACTCTAGCCAAAATTATTGCAAAAGAAATTGACACAGATTATTATTATTTTAATGCTACAGGTCTAAAAATTGATGATCTTAGAAAAGTTTTTGATCGTTATAAAAACTCCCTTATAAAACCCCTTATTTTTATTGATGAAGTGCATCGTTTAAACAAAGTGCAACAAGAAGTTTTATTGCCAATAATGGAAAATTATTCAGCAATAATCATAGGCGCTTCAACTGAAAATCCTTTTTTTACTTTAACCTCGGCAATACGTTCACGATCCTTTTTATTCGAGTTTTTAGCCCTTAATAAAGAAGAACTTGAAGATATACTTGTATATGCACAAAAAGAGCTGGACTGTATATTAAAACCTGATGAAAAAGAGTACTTAATTAATACCTCTTCTGGTGATGCAAGAGCTATGCTTAATTTAATCGATTTTGCCTATAAAGTTGAAGGAAATATTACTCTAGAAATTTTAAAAGAATTGCGTCAAAATGTAATAGGAGATGGTGTATCAAGCTCTAATTCACATTATGATTTGGCTTCAGCTATGATTAAATCTTTAAGAGGCTCAGATGTTGATGCTTCGTTATATTATTTAGCTCGTTTGATAGAAGGTGGAGAATCGGTTGATTTCATTGTTAGACGATTGGTTATTTTTGCCAGCGAAGATATTGGAAATGCAAACCCCAATGCACTTAATTTAGCGGTAAGCACTATGTTAAGTGTTAATAAAATTGGTTATCCAGAATCTCGTATTATTTTAGGTCAATGTGCTATATATTTAGCCTCTTGTCCCAAATCAAATTCCTCTTATTTAGGAATTAATAAAGCACTTGAAGAAGTAAAAAAGGGAAACATCCTAAACATCCCTACTCACTTAAACTCCTTGCACTTAGGATATAAATATCCCCATGATTATGGGGGATATGTTAAACAAGAATACTTAGAAAAAACGATAGAATTATATAAGAGCAAAAATATAGGTTTTGAAAAAACACTTAATGAATGGCTAAAAAAAATTAAGAACGAGGACTAA
- the asnB gene encoding asparagine synthase (glutamine-hydrolyzing) has product MCGILGFNFTSSSLTQAISHIKSRGPDNTGQSFYENNTFAHTRLAIIDLDKEANQPMHFDDLILVFNGEIYNYKDLIIEENLKCITSSDSEVIIRLYQKYGIDFLNKLNGMFSFCLFDKSTNKYFCARDRYGKKPFFYYLKDGQFIFSSSIKSILAILPKKPKLNKVALAQYLQYFVPLGENTFYQDIKKLEASSYLIYENKKCFIKKYYKINTYKRYKDEKEALIGIENELISAVERRLVGDVEVGSLLSGGIDSSLISSLYTKISGKKIHTFSVGYKEYKNYDELEYAKTASLHIGSQHHPLEIGQKDFIDSLEEVFDALEEPHADAAAIPLYHLTKKINKMGIKTVLSGEGSDELFLGYDNYAKFLKYYEFQESLKTPQNDFLNSIISALQNNTKESEYLRRIVKKETLYNSFGEIYTDIQIKRLFVKRPTYKKEKPKSDPVDWMSYADLKVWLGQALLSKVDKISMANSLEVRTPFLDVNLVNYVFAIDSKLKVGNTNKYLLKKIASKYIPDEIITRSKKGFNSPFNEWIFAEYGNSIFDLIKEVNDESSLFNESYLEHIFILAKNKKFKQHLWAIYVFSKWYKKEYM; this is encoded by the coding sequence ATGTGTGGAATTTTAGGTTTTAATTTTACTTCATCTTCTTTAACTCAGGCTATTTCTCATATTAAGAGTAGGGGGCCTGATAATACAGGGCAATCTTTTTACGAGAACAATACTTTTGCTCATACACGCTTAGCTATTATTGACTTGGACAAAGAAGCGAATCAGCCCATGCATTTTGATGATTTAATTCTTGTTTTTAATGGTGAAATATACAATTATAAAGATTTGATTATTGAAGAAAATCTTAAGTGTATTACTTCCTCTGATTCAGAAGTCATAATTCGTTTGTATCAAAAATATGGTATTGATTTTTTAAATAAACTAAATGGTATGTTCTCTTTTTGTTTATTCGATAAAAGTACAAATAAATATTTTTGTGCGAGGGATCGTTATGGGAAAAAACCATTTTTTTATTATCTAAAAGACGGCCAATTTATATTTTCTTCATCTATTAAATCAATACTTGCCATCTTGCCTAAAAAACCAAAACTAAATAAAGTTGCACTTGCCCAGTATTTGCAATATTTTGTGCCTTTGGGTGAGAATACTTTTTATCAAGACATCAAAAAACTAGAAGCATCTTCGTATTTAATATATGAAAATAAGAAGTGTTTTATAAAAAAATATTACAAAATCAATACGTATAAACGTTATAAAGATGAGAAAGAAGCTTTAATTGGTATTGAAAATGAATTAATTTCTGCAGTTGAGCGTCGTTTAGTAGGAGATGTAGAAGTAGGGTCCTTATTAAGTGGTGGGATTGATAGTTCTTTGATTTCATCTTTATACACAAAAATCTCTGGAAAAAAGATTCATACTTTTTCTGTGGGATACAAAGAGTATAAAAACTATGATGAACTAGAGTATGCCAAAACTGCATCTTTGCATATAGGTTCGCAACACCATCCTTTAGAAATAGGACAAAAAGACTTTATTGATTCACTTGAAGAGGTATTTGATGCTTTGGAAGAACCTCATGCAGATGCTGCTGCTATCCCTTTGTATCATTTAACAAAAAAGATCAATAAAATGGGAATTAAAACTGTATTAAGTGGCGAAGGAAGTGATGAACTCTTTTTAGGTTACGATAATTATGCAAAATTTCTTAAGTATTATGAGTTCCAAGAGAGTTTGAAAACTCCTCAGAATGATTTTTTAAATTCCATTATCTCTGCTTTACAAAACAATACAAAAGAGAGTGAGTATTTAAGAAGAATAGTTAAAAAAGAAACCTTGTATAACAGTTTTGGAGAAATATATACTGATATACAAATCAAACGATTGTTTGTTAAAAGACCTACTTACAAAAAAGAAAAACCTAAGAGTGACCCTGTTGACTGGATGTCTTATGCGGATTTGAAAGTATGGTTGGGTCAAGCTCTTTTATCAAAAGTTGATAAAATTTCAATGGCTAATTCACTTGAAGTCAGAACACCCTTTTTAGATGTCAATTTAGTTAATTATGTATTTGCTATTGATTCTAAGTTAAAAGTAGGAAATACCAACAAATATCTACTAAAAAAAATAGCCAGTAAATATATTCCTGATGAAATTATAACTAGAAGTAAGAAGGGATTTAATTCTCCTTTTAATGAATGGATTTTTGCTGAATACGGAAACAGTATTTTTGATTTGATTAAAGAAGTCAATGATGAAAGTTCTTTATTTAATGAAAGTTATTTAGAACATATTTTTATCTTAGCAAAAAACAAAAAATTCAAACAACATCTTTGGGCAATATACGTTTTTTCAAAATGGTATAAAAAAGAATATATGTAA
- the hemJ gene encoding protoporphyrinogen oxidase HemJ: MEYYTWILSFHIVAFMSWMSMLFYLPRLFVYHVENKESQEFVKIVKIQEYKLYAYIGNPAMYAAIISGLTMLIMHPDLFNTGPWLYAKLITVILMIMYSLSLNYYRKQLENNTCNKSSKFFRAYNELPTALAILIVTYVIVKSVSILFTSLIILLFVFTIYKIMTKKDKNEL; this comes from the coding sequence ATGGAATACTATACATGGATATTAAGTTTTCATATTGTTGCTTTTATGTCTTGGATGTCAATGCTATTTTATTTGCCAAGATTATTTGTTTATCATGTTGAAAATAAAGAAAGTCAAGAATTTGTAAAAATTGTAAAAATACAAGAATATAAACTCTACGCATATATTGGTAACCCAGCGATGTATGCAGCCATAATTTCAGGCCTTACAATGCTTATTATGCACCCAGACTTATTTAATACAGGACCTTGGTTATACGCAAAACTAATCACGGTAATACTAATGATTATGTATTCACTTTCACTAAATTATTACAGAAAACAATTAGAAAATAATACCTGTAATAAAAGTTCAAAATTTTTTAGAGCCTATAATGAATTACCTACAGCTTTAGCCATTTTAATTGTGACCTATGTAATTGTAAAAAGTGTATCAATACTATTTACAAGTTTGATAATACTACTCTTTGTTTTTACTATATATAAAATTATGACAAAAAAGGATAAGAATGAACTTTGA
- the dctP gene encoding TRAP transporter substrate-binding protein DctP, with protein sequence MKSNFLKIILTFSLLFASSLFGKEKVYKLKLATTWGPTAIPLIDAPKNMAAMVKKMSNGRLLIKVDASNKHKAPLGILDMVKGGQYDMGHSTSYFWKGKDIDTLPFTTMPFGMTALEQYAWFYNGGGMELMQKAYAKHKVLSFPGGNTGVQMGGWFQKEIKTLEDLKGLKMRIPGFAGEIMAELGVLVTNLAPGELYTALERGTIDALEWVGPSMDIKMGFHKIASYYYTGWHEPGAETQYLVNKKSFNKLPKDLQEILIVAMRASAYDMFIQNYHLSGLALGKMLKEYPNIKIKAFPKEVMDGMKKANTLLREVVSKKSALLKEVLDHQASYLKQVRPWSEMSDYLYLRDNLTK encoded by the coding sequence ATGAAATCAAATTTTTTAAAAATAATTTTAACTTTTTCACTTTTATTTGCAAGTTCTTTATTTGGAAAAGAAAAAGTGTATAAATTAAAATTAGCTACTACATGGGGACCAACAGCAATACCTTTAATTGATGCACCAAAGAATATGGCTGCAATGGTTAAAAAAATGTCTAATGGGCGTTTACTTATTAAAGTAGATGCTTCTAATAAACACAAAGCACCTTTAGGTATCTTAGATATGGTTAAGGGGGGTCAATATGATATGGGCCATTCTACTTCATATTTTTGGAAGGGTAAAGATATTGATACTTTGCCTTTTACTACTATGCCTTTTGGTATGACTGCTTTAGAGCAGTACGCTTGGTTTTACAACGGTGGTGGAATGGAATTAATGCAAAAAGCCTATGCTAAACATAAGGTTCTTTCTTTTCCTGGTGGAAATACGGGTGTTCAAATGGGTGGATGGTTTCAAAAAGAAATTAAAACACTTGAAGATTTAAAAGGTTTAAAAATGAGAATTCCTGGTTTTGCTGGTGAAATAATGGCAGAACTTGGTGTTTTGGTTACAAATTTAGCACCTGGTGAGTTATACACTGCGCTGGAGCGTGGAACTATTGATGCTTTAGAGTGGGTTGGACCTTCTATGGATATTAAAATGGGATTTCATAAAATCGCATCTTATTATTATACGGGTTGGCATGAACCAGGTGCTGAAACTCAGTATTTAGTGAATAAAAAGTCTTTCAATAAACTTCCAAAAGATTTACAAGAAATTTTAATTGTTGCAATGAGAGCCTCTGCTTATGATATGTTTATTCAAAACTACCACTTAAGCGGTCTTGCTTTAGGAAAAATGTTAAAAGAATATCCAAATATTAAAATTAAAGCTTTTCCAAAAGAAGTAATGGATGGAATGAAAAAAGCCAATACCCTTTTACGAGAGGTAGTATCGAAAAAATCTGCTTTATTAAAAGAAGTACTTGATCACCAAGCATCATACTTAAAACAAGTTAGACCTTGGTCAGAAATGTCTGATTATTTATATCTAAGAGATAATCTTACAAAATAA
- a CDS encoding rRNA pseudouridine synthase, producing the protein MENKQNDLVRLNKFISHNSKFSRREADKVIAEGRVKINKKVIDNLATQVDPRNDLVMIDNKIIKIDDDKTYTVIVYNKPKGELVTKNDPRGRRIIYDTLGKKYLHFRPVGRLDYSSEGVLLLSDSIDIVNGLMHSPLERTYKIKVDGPISKTLEMAMQEGLELEDAKIGGHAHSKIVSMNFKPFAAYQILTNGDKFSKLKVIITEGKNRELRRFFAHFSLDIMDLKRVDYGGVSLNNLPTGKSRFLSKDEYKNLRSYLKDNG; encoded by the coding sequence ATGGAAAACAAACAAAACGATTTAGTTAGACTTAATAAATTTATCTCACATAACTCAAAGTTCTCAAGAAGAGAAGCAGATAAAGTAATAGCAGAAGGCCGTGTAAAAATCAATAAAAAAGTTATTGATAACTTAGCAACACAAGTTGATCCCAGAAATGATTTAGTTATGATTGATAATAAAATCATTAAAATTGATGATGATAAAACCTATACGGTAATTGTATATAATAAACCAAAAGGTGAATTAGTAACTAAGAATGACCCCAGAGGAAGAAGAATCATTTATGATACTTTAGGTAAAAAATATTTACACTTCAGACCTGTTGGAAGATTGGATTATTCTTCAGAAGGAGTACTATTATTATCTGATTCAATTGATATTGTAAATGGACTAATGCACTCACCTTTAGAGCGAACGTATAAAATTAAAGTTGATGGACCTATTAGTAAAACGCTTGAAATGGCAATGCAAGAAGGTTTAGAATTAGAAGATGCAAAAATTGGTGGCCATGCTCATTCAAAAATAGTTTCTATGAATTTTAAGCCTTTTGCGGCTTATCAGATTTTAACCAATGGTGATAAATTCTCAAAATTGAAAGTTATCATTACTGAAGGAAAAAACAGAGAGTTAAGAAGATTTTTTGCACATTTTTCTTTAGATATTATGGATTTAAAACGTGTTGATTATGGTGGAGTATCACTAAATAATCTACCTACAGGAAAAAGCAGATTTTTAAGTAAAGACGAATATAAAAATTTACGATCATATTTAAAAGACAATGGATAA
- a CDS encoding PhoH family protein yields the protein MNFDKYYVLDTNILLEDAKNIYKISDENKNLIILPETVLDEIDSKKSGFDEINYQAREFARILENAKVLKSQSIDGYKIIRLEISDLSVSTIDIISKESYDLDSKNTSLNIINDRKILEIASFCNTFYDKKIKFLSLDIMARTRALSLDLKVDSLLGTSSEKFSYEFIKQIEINFSEIEHLDNKNIEEIDKNYEIFNFSYCFKVKDSDQMILASIENKKIQVLNEEEVRNQIVTPLNTEQLLFCNAILSHHYNVIIVEAKAGSGKTLLALSGALKLIKQKNKQKVIYIRNSIESLDKGEDVGYLPGLEEKFAIYNHPLMDSLDYMIRSEHKKRRANKKDSFEDLEDKEVQQRVELLIQNYSIETMWVGEMRGRTLSNAFVIIDEAQNMSNKTMQMVLSRIDSTCKVVVLGSNKQIDNFYVNKHTNALTTLLKSTKIDSSLVNIFAIRLKKVLRGPITEWAESIFSKK from the coding sequence ATGAACTTTGATAAGTATTATGTTTTAGATACAAATATTTTATTAGAAGACGCAAAAAATATTTATAAGATATCGGATGAAAATAAAAATCTCATTATTCTTCCAGAAACTGTTTTAGACGAAATAGACAGTAAAAAATCTGGTTTTGATGAGATAAATTATCAAGCAAGAGAATTTGCACGAATTTTAGAAAATGCGAAAGTGTTAAAATCACAAAGTATTGATGGCTATAAAATCATTCGTTTAGAAATAAGTGACTTAAGTGTATCAACTATTGATATTATTTCTAAAGAATCATATGATCTTGATTCTAAAAATACTTCTTTAAATATAATAAATGATAGAAAAATACTTGAAATTGCAAGTTTTTGTAATACATTTTATGACAAAAAAATAAAATTTTTATCACTTGATATTATGGCTAGAACCAGAGCTTTATCTCTGGATCTTAAAGTAGATTCACTTCTAGGAACTAGCAGTGAAAAATTCTCTTATGAATTTATCAAACAAATTGAAATAAATTTTAGTGAAATAGAACACTTAGACAATAAAAATATAGAAGAAATTGACAAAAACTATGAAATATTTAATTTTTCTTACTGTTTTAAAGTCAAAGATTCAGATCAAATGATTTTAGCTAGCATTGAAAATAAAAAAATTCAAGTACTAAATGAAGAAGAAGTGAGAAATCAAATTGTTACGCCTTTAAATACAGAACAATTACTCTTCTGTAATGCTATTTTAAGCCACCACTACAATGTTATAATTGTAGAAGCTAAGGCTGGTTCGGGAAAAACATTACTCGCGCTCTCAGGTGCCTTAAAATTAATCAAACAAAAAAATAAACAAAAAGTAATTTACATAAGAAACTCTATCGAATCCTTAGATAAGGGTGAAGATGTAGGTTATTTACCAGGTCTGGAAGAAAAATTTGCTATTTATAATCATCCTTTAATGGATTCACTTGATTATATGATTAGAAGTGAGCACAAAAAAAGAAGAGCAAATAAAAAAGACAGTTTTGAAGATTTAGAAGATAAAGAAGTGCAGCAAAGAGTTGAACTCTTAATTCAAAACTATTCCATAGAAACGATGTGGGTAGGAGAGATGAGAGGAAGAACCTTATCAAACGCTTTTGTAATTATAGATGAAGCGCAAAATATGTCAAATAAAACTATGCAAATGGTTTTATCACGAATAGACAGCACTTGTAAAGTTGTAGTTTTAGGATCGAATAAACAAATTGACAACTTTTATGTTAATAAACATACTAATGCTTTAACAACCCTACTAAAATCAACAAAAATTGACTCATCTTTGGTTAATATTTTTGCAATAAGACTAAAAAAAGTACTAAGAGGTCCAATTACTGAATGGGCAGAAAGTATTTTCTCAAAAAAATAA
- a CDS encoding ribonuclease J yields the protein MEENNNVTEISAEIGSVEKEQKQVPATKVASKTEVTSEAKTENTQEAQKAPAKKPVHNHNKKPVHNHNKKPANGPRGRNNQGGVKPKIKVTTGEGWTSDLQKGFNINERVQKDRLNPHNKLNLGTTAKIKVTPLGGLGEIGGNMMIIETEKEAIIVDVGMNFPDETMHGVDILIPDFTYLREIKHKIVAVIITHGHEDHIGAIPYLFKEMQWPIFGTALPLEMIGSKFDEHRMRQHRALFRCIEKRRPIRISEDFEVEWMHVTHSIIDSSAIAIITDAGTMIHTGDFKIDHTPVDGYPTDLHRLAHYGEAGVMLLTSDSTNSHSPGFTRTEKTVGPTFDKIFANAKGRVIMSTFSSNIHRVSQAIVRGIAAGRKVCVIGRSMEKNLDLALGLGYVKFPKDKFIDAYEVNKYTDDEVLIVTTGSQGEPMSALFRMSIHEHRHIKIKPEDTIVLSSKAIPGNEASVSGLVNNILKAGAVVAYHDYPDLHVSGHAAQEEQKLMLRLVKPKFFLPVHGEYNHALKHGRTGIDCGVLERNMYVMNAGEQIEITPKYMKKIKTIKSGKTYIDNQMNHRIAEDIVIDRQTMANEGIVMLVAQINANERKLEGKMRVASFGLVSNKQDRFFAKEIEDLLELFLSNAKESIFANNRMFEDEIRKVVRKHCIRKYKKYPMIVPTLLVQ from the coding sequence ATGGAAGAAAACAATAATGTTACGGAAATTAGTGCAGAAATTGGTTCAGTAGAAAAAGAACAAAAACAAGTACCTGCAACAAAAGTAGCTTCAAAAACAGAAGTTACAAGTGAAGCTAAAACAGAAAATACGCAAGAAGCTCAAAAAGCTCCTGCAAAAAAACCTGTTCACAATCACAATAAAAAACCTGTTCACAATCACAATAAAAAACCAGCAAATGGTCCACGTGGTAGAAACAATCAAGGTGGAGTAAAACCTAAAATCAAAGTTACAACGGGTGAGGGTTGGACCAGTGATTTACAAAAAGGTTTTAATATAAATGAGCGTGTTCAAAAAGACAGATTAAATCCACACAATAAACTAAACTTAGGAACAACAGCTAAAATTAAAGTTACTCCTTTAGGTGGTTTAGGTGAAATTGGTGGAAACATGATGATCATTGAAACTGAAAAAGAAGCAATTATTGTTGATGTTGGAATGAACTTTCCAGATGAAACAATGCATGGTGTTGATATTTTAATTCCAGATTTTACTTATCTTAGAGAAATCAAACATAAAATTGTAGCTGTTATTATTACTCATGGACATGAAGATCATATTGGAGCTATACCTTATTTATTTAAAGAAATGCAATGGCCAATTTTCGGAACTGCTTTACCTTTAGAAATGATTGGTTCAAAATTTGATGAACATAGAATGAGACAACACAGAGCTTTATTTAGATGTATTGAAAAAAGAAGACCTATTAGAATTTCTGAAGATTTTGAAGTTGAATGGATGCATGTTACTCACTCAATTATTGATTCATCTGCAATTGCTATTATTACAGATGCAGGAACAATGATTCATACTGGTGATTTTAAAATAGATCATACTCCTGTTGATGGTTACCCTACTGATCTTCATAGACTTGCACATTATGGAGAAGCTGGTGTTATGTTATTAACATCTGATTCAACAAATTCTCACTCTCCAGGATTTACAAGAACAGAAAAAACAGTTGGACCTACTTTTGATAAAATTTTTGCAAATGCAAAAGGTAGAGTTATTATGTCTACTTTCTCATCAAATATTCACCGTGTTTCACAAGCAATAGTACGTGGAATTGCAGCAGGAAGAAAAGTCTGTGTTATTGGTAGATCTATGGAGAAAAACTTAGACTTAGCACTTGGACTTGGATATGTAAAATTTCCAAAAGATAAATTCATTGATGCATATGAAGTTAATAAATATACAGATGATGAAGTATTAATCGTAACAACAGGATCACAAGGTGAACCAATGTCTGCATTGTTTAGAATGTCTATTCATGAACACAGACATATTAAAATCAAACCAGAAGATACAATTGTACTGTCGTCAAAAGCCATTCCTGGAAATGAAGCAAGTGTATCTGGTTTAGTTAATAACATCTTAAAAGCGGGTGCCGTTGTTGCATATCATGATTATCCGGATTTACACGTATCAGGACATGCTGCGCAAGAAGAACAAAAATTAATGTTACGTTTAGTTAAACCTAAATTCTTTTTACCAGTTCATGGTGAATACAATCATGCTTTAAAACATGGAAGAACAGGAATTGATTGTGGTGTTTTAGAGCGAAATATGTATGTAATGAATGCAGGAGAACAAATTGAAATTACTCCTAAATACATGAAAAAAATCAAAACAATCAAATCTGGTAAAACATATATTGATAATCAAATGAACCACAGAATTGCAGAAGATATTGTAATTGACAGACAAACAATGGCCAATGAAGGTATTGTAATGTTAGTAGCTCAAATCAATGCAAATGAGAGAAAACTAGAAGGAAAAATGAGAGTTGCCTCTTTTGGTTTGGTTTCAAATAAACAAGACAGATTTTTTGCAAAAGAAATTGAAGACTTATTAGAACTGTTCTTAAGTAATGCAAAAGAAAGTATTTTTGCTAATAATAGAATGTTTGAAGATGAAATAAGAAAAGTAGTAAGAAAACATTGTATTAGAAAATACAAAAAATACCCAATGATTGTACCTACATTATTAGTACAATAA
- a CDS encoding KpsF/GutQ family sugar-phosphate isomerase: MNYKSIARDVLLTEAKELELAALNLDEIALEKAVDLIVQTSGKLIITGVGKSGLVGAKIAATLASTGTSSFFLHPTEAMHGDLGMISKGDVVLALSYSGESEELIRLLPHLKRFDIPLISMAKDIKSTLGKHSDIFFNISITKEACPLNIAPTSSTTLTMAMGDVLAVCLMEKRKFKKEDFASFHPGGSLGKQLFVKVSDLLRKDSLPIVSRETKLKDAIVKMSEGRIGSVLILDDDKKVIALLSDGDLRRALMKDNFSLNCSVESIATKNPKTIQNKNLLASDALEIIENFKIQVLIVEDENKKLLGVLHIHDLIEAGIK; the protein is encoded by the coding sequence ATGAATTATAAATCAATTGCAAGAGATGTTTTATTAACAGAAGCAAAAGAGTTAGAATTAGCTGCTTTAAATCTGGATGAAATAGCCTTAGAAAAAGCAGTTGATTTAATTGTACAAACATCAGGAAAATTAATTATTACTGGTGTTGGAAAGTCTGGTTTAGTAGGAGCTAAAATAGCTGCTACTCTAGCTAGTACTGGTACATCTTCATTCTTTTTACACCCTACTGAAGCAATGCATGGGGATTTAGGAATGATTTCCAAAGGTGATGTAGTTCTGGCTTTGTCTTATTCAGGAGAAAGTGAAGAGTTGATTCGTTTACTTCCACATTTAAAACGTTTTGATATACCATTGATTTCAATGGCCAAAGATATTAAGTCAACCCTTGGAAAACATTCAGACATCTTTTTTAATATAAGTATTACAAAAGAAGCCTGTCCTTTAAATATAGCCCCTACTTCTTCCACCACCTTAACAATGGCAATGGGTGATGTATTAGCTGTTTGTTTAATGGAAAAAAGAAAGTTTAAAAAAGAAGATTTTGCATCTTTTCACCCAGGGGGTTCACTTGGAAAACAACTTTTTGTTAAAGTATCTGACTTATTAAGAAAAGATTCTTTACCAATAGTTTCACGTGAAACCAAATTAAAAGATGCAATAGTAAAAATGAGTGAAGGCAGAATAGGTTCTGTTTTAATACTTGATGATGATAAAAAAGTGATAGCATTATTAAGTGATGGAGATTTAAGAAGAGCATTAATGAAAGATAATTTTTCACTTAACTGTTCTGTTGAATCAATTGCAACAAAAAACCCAAAAACAATTCAAAATAAGAATTTATTGGCAAGTGATGCTTTAGAGATTATAGAAAACTTTAAAATACAAGTACTAATAGTAGAAGATGAAAATAAGAAACTATTAGGTGTATTGCATATTCATGATCTTATTGAAGCTGGAATAAAATAG